In Kangiella profundi, one DNA window encodes the following:
- a CDS encoding MBL fold metallo-hydrolase codes for MSKQFYSILGNSQKLDGGAMFGNAPKALWQRWVDVDEQNRIDLVCRALLVKDGDKNILFETGIGAFFEPKYKDRYGVQEDEHVLLQSLQEVGLSHEDIDILVLSHLHFDHAGGLLSQWQEGKEPQLLFPNAEFIIGKEAWERAKNPHPRDKASFIPGLTDLIEQTGRLHLIDGESSDLLGDDYHFFVSNGHTPGMLLTEIETEKGPVVFAADLIPGVPWVHLPITMGYDRFPENLIEEKKLLLDRLIEEEGYLYFTHDPETCLGKVTKDEKGRFTTQNNLKQIINMPM; via the coding sequence ATGTCAAAACAGTTTTACTCAATTCTAGGCAATTCACAGAAATTGGATGGCGGTGCCATGTTTGGTAACGCTCCAAAGGCTTTATGGCAGCGCTGGGTCGATGTGGATGAGCAGAACCGCATTGACCTTGTGTGTAGAGCTTTGCTGGTTAAAGATGGCGATAAAAATATACTTTTCGAGACTGGTATTGGTGCATTCTTTGAACCCAAATATAAGGATCGTTATGGCGTGCAGGAGGATGAGCATGTACTGTTGCAATCCCTGCAAGAAGTAGGTTTAAGCCATGAAGATATCGATATACTGGTTTTATCGCACTTGCATTTTGACCATGCCGGCGGACTTTTGAGTCAGTGGCAGGAAGGAAAAGAGCCACAGCTACTATTCCCAAATGCCGAGTTTATCATTGGTAAAGAAGCCTGGGAGCGTGCAAAGAATCCACATCCTCGCGATAAGGCATCCTTCATTCCAGGGCTGACTGACTTAATCGAACAAACTGGCCGGCTGCATTTAATTGATGGTGAATCCAGTGATTTACTGGGTGATGATTATCATTTCTTCGTTTCAAACGGCCATACGCCGGGGATGCTGCTTACCGAAATAGAAACCGAAAAGGGACCAGTGGTATTTGCCGCGGATTTGATTCCCGGGGTTCCCTGGGTCCATCTACCAATTACCATGGGTTATGACCGTTTCCCAGAAAACCTGATTGAAGAGAAAAAGCTTCTGCTTGACCGACTTATTGAAGAAGAGGGGTACCTTTACTTCACTCACGACCCTGAAACTTGCCTGGGCAAGGTCACTAAAGATGAAAAAGGACGGTTCACAACCCAGAACAACCTAAAGCAAATTATTAACATGCCGATGTAA
- a CDS encoding transglutaminase-like domain-containing protein: MTRPTTLFKQRYFLFCALILAVVALLWLGLRESSSQYRWDAASIKPFKQWYQINWHNQAVGRASVELERTDDQISVIENDFLEGRVQGRRFHFRYIREFNFSNQPPYQLISGKLYTEEPKLKVEASFINDEQLQLEEWRNGKHYQKSLATVDYTLQDYFYVSSYLERTPQPAKTFQAETLNTRDFVVETTDYELISAKPHQSSVTLQQRHPNEEVSWHQVARDGSFKLHSFANGMEYVASSRRVTLNPEMQDDLYLNSGVVVDKPLGAANQIKSVTLSLLNGELDWFRHHPAVSVNRENQTIQLSTGSQYKASDEELERIAAIETKLNPIAKTLALEATANVDNDWLKVQKLVGFVYDYLNYQPVPAGFNIDDILRSRVGDCTEYSQLLIEMLAAANIPAREVNGLVYLGDHEKRFGGHVWVEALVDGYWVAVDPTWNLVEVTSTHIPAAMSFDSRETEGNTRFAFKLEEIHYKAENSKESKRL, encoded by the coding sequence ATGACGAGGCCAACGACGCTATTTAAACAACGCTACTTTCTATTCTGTGCATTAATACTCGCAGTTGTAGCCTTATTGTGGCTGGGACTGCGAGAGTCTTCTTCCCAATATCGCTGGGACGCGGCCAGCATTAAACCTTTCAAGCAGTGGTACCAGATAAACTGGCATAATCAGGCTGTTGGTCGCGCCAGTGTTGAGCTTGAAAGAACCGATGACCAAATCTCAGTGATTGAAAATGATTTCCTTGAAGGACGAGTCCAGGGTCGTCGTTTCCATTTTCGTTATATTCGAGAGTTCAACTTTTCAAATCAGCCGCCTTACCAATTAATTAGCGGCAAACTGTATACCGAAGAGCCGAAATTAAAAGTTGAAGCAAGCTTTATTAATGATGAACAGCTTCAGCTTGAGGAATGGCGCAATGGCAAACACTACCAAAAATCTCTTGCCACCGTAGACTACACCTTGCAAGACTACTTTTATGTTTCAAGTTATCTTGAAAGAACTCCGCAACCAGCAAAAACATTCCAGGCTGAGACACTCAATACACGAGATTTTGTAGTTGAAACCACTGACTATGAACTGATTTCAGCAAAACCGCATCAGTCCAGCGTTACTTTGCAACAACGACATCCGAATGAAGAGGTCAGTTGGCATCAAGTAGCACGGGACGGAAGTTTTAAGCTTCATTCGTTCGCCAATGGTATGGAGTATGTTGCTAGTTCGCGCCGCGTAACCCTTAATCCCGAAATGCAGGACGATTTGTATCTGAATAGTGGTGTTGTGGTTGATAAACCCTTAGGAGCTGCCAACCAGATTAAGTCAGTGACGTTAAGCTTGCTCAACGGTGAGTTAGACTGGTTTAGACACCATCCAGCGGTTTCAGTGAATCGTGAGAATCAGACCATCCAGTTATCTACTGGCAGTCAATATAAAGCTTCTGATGAAGAATTAGAGCGGATAGCTGCAATAGAAACTAAACTTAATCCTATTGCCAAAACGCTCGCTCTGGAAGCTACGGCCAATGTCGACAATGATTGGTTGAAAGTGCAGAAGCTGGTTGGGTTTGTTTATGATTATCTCAATTATCAGCCAGTGCCTGCTGGTTTTAATATCGATGATATTCTGCGTAGCAGGGTAGGCGACTGTACCGAATACAGCCAGCTGTTGATAGAAATGTTGGCTGCCGCAAATATACCGGCCCGGGAGGTTAATGGGTTGGTTTATCTGGGCGATCATGAAAAGCGTTTCGGTGGTCATGTCTGGGTTGAAGCGCTAGTTGACGGCTACTGGGTCGCAGTTGATCCCACCTGGAATCTGGTTGAAGTGACCAGTACCCATATACCCGCTGCAATGAGCTTTGACAGTAGAGAAACTGAAGGTAATACACGATTTGCTTTCAAACTCGAAGAAATTCACTATAAAGCTGAAAACAGCAAAGAATCTAAAAGGTTATAA
- the nhaC gene encoding Na+/H+ antiporter NhaC, with the protein MVDSSDRQPSMLQALVPVAFLIVLLFFSVKLFGSDSSYGANQIALILSAAIAILIGLFNGQTWKELEAGIVDGISLAMGAMLILLMVGSLIGTWILAGTVPTMIYYGLQILSPDFFYVASCIICAIVAVSIGSSWTTAGTVGIGLIGISQGLGLDPAITAGAIISGAYFGDKMSPLSDTTNLAPAVTGTDLFTHIRHMVWTTTPSLIIALILFTYLGLTSDVPAENLELESTLALLDANFNITLWSLIPLVAVFAMAIKKVPAVATILIGALLGGLFAILTQGEVITKFVDNSELSVTMQYVSAVWTALFSGFSISTGDEIFDGLLSRGGMTSMLNTVWLIICAMSFGAAMEKTGLLHKLVYSIIGMAKSTGSLIGSVLLTCIGMNVIAADQYIAIVLPGRMYRAEFKRRGLDAKNLSRTLEDAGTITSPLIPWNTCGAYMAATLGVATGAYWMYAFFNLANPIVSFIYGLLNFKIAKHDEANDAI; encoded by the coding sequence ATGGTTGATTCATCGGACAGACAGCCGAGTATGCTACAGGCCCTGGTGCCTGTAGCTTTTTTAATTGTACTGTTGTTTTTCTCAGTAAAGTTATTCGGTAGCGACTCATCATACGGGGCCAATCAGATTGCTCTGATTTTAAGTGCCGCCATTGCCATTTTAATTGGCTTGTTTAATGGGCAGACCTGGAAGGAGTTAGAGGCGGGTATTGTCGATGGCATTAGCCTTGCGATGGGCGCCATGTTGATCCTTTTGATGGTAGGCTCATTAATCGGTACCTGGATTCTGGCTGGTACAGTACCCACCATGATTTATTATGGCTTACAGATTCTATCCCCTGACTTCTTCTATGTTGCAAGCTGTATTATCTGTGCCATTGTTGCTGTCAGTATTGGCAGTTCCTGGACGACGGCTGGTACCGTTGGTATTGGTCTGATTGGCATTTCGCAGGGGCTTGGTCTTGATCCAGCTATAACTGCCGGCGCCATCATTTCGGGTGCCTACTTTGGTGACAAGATGTCGCCTTTATCAGATACAACCAACCTGGCTCCAGCGGTTACTGGTACTGATTTATTCACACACATCCGCCATATGGTGTGGACAACGACGCCTTCGTTAATTATCGCGTTGATTCTTTTTACCTATTTAGGATTAACCAGCGATGTTCCAGCAGAAAACCTGGAGCTGGAGTCAACACTCGCTTTGCTGGACGCAAACTTTAATATCACACTCTGGTCATTGATTCCATTGGTAGCGGTATTTGCCATGGCCATAAAAAAAGTGCCTGCAGTCGCTACCATTTTGATCGGTGCATTATTAGGTGGCTTGTTTGCAATTTTGACTCAAGGCGAAGTCATTACCAAATTCGTAGACAACAGCGAATTGTCGGTAACCATGCAATATGTCTCTGCTGTTTGGACCGCTTTGTTTAGTGGCTTTTCAATCAGTACCGGTGATGAAATTTTTGATGGGCTTTTGAGCCGCGGCGGCATGACTAGCATGCTTAATACCGTTTGGCTGATTATCTGTGCAATGAGTTTTGGTGCAGCCATGGAAAAAACAGGTCTGTTGCATAAGCTGGTTTACTCCATTATCGGCATGGCCAAATCCACTGGCTCACTGATCGGTTCGGTGCTTCTTACCTGTATTGGCATGAATGTTATCGCGGCAGATCAATATATCGCCATTGTACTTCCGGGCCGGATGTATCGTGCTGAATTTAAGCGTCGCGGACTGGATGCTAAGAATCTGTCGAGAACGCTGGAAGATGCTGGAACCATCACTTCACCATTGATCCCGTGGAATACCTGCGGTGCTTATATGGCGGCAACTTTAGGTGTTGCGACAGGCGCTTATTGGATGTATGCCTTCTTTAATCTGGCAAATCCGATAGTTTCCTTTATTTATGGCCTGCTGAACTTTAAAATAGCCAAGCATGACGAGGCCAACGACGCTATTTAA
- a CDS encoding amidohydrolase family protein, whose product MNSLLMKSLVKPVAATLSVVSLMASVCSADTTLIKDAKVHTLSSQGVLQSGDVLIEDGVIKSVAEDISVEADTVIDAKGKVVTPGIFALINQIGLVELGSQDQTADGQTEHEEQGASFRIDKVYNHNSTLVAINRSNGVTRTLVAPHIGANVFAGQGAILSLKDQYHPLLAKNVAIFTAFGEWPAEMTGGSRASVLFELNKAFDEARVYQKNRSAIEQGDFRELSYSTNDLEALQAVLDRKIPLLVSTQRESDILTMLDFAQEQNIRIGFIGAAEAWKVADQLAVAQASVFIDPMDNIPDSFESLGKRYENAAILSKAGVNVMFLGQGFLASHNAYTVRHSAGNAVAYGMDYEKALAAMTSTPAAYFGGSDDYGQIAQGFKAELVLWNGDPLEVTTLPQQVWIDGEAVNMENRSTKLRDRYKALDTDKNTGYRK is encoded by the coding sequence ATGAACTCATTATTGATGAAATCTCTAGTTAAGCCCGTTGCTGCAACACTCAGTGTTGTGAGCTTGATGGCAAGTGTATGCAGTGCTGATACCACTCTAATTAAAGATGCGAAAGTTCATACTCTCTCATCGCAAGGTGTGCTTCAATCTGGTGATGTATTGATTGAAGATGGTGTAATCAAATCTGTTGCTGAAGATATTTCAGTTGAGGCGGATACTGTAATTGACGCCAAAGGCAAGGTAGTCACTCCCGGTATTTTTGCTTTGATTAATCAGATTGGTTTGGTTGAGCTTGGATCACAGGATCAAACTGCTGATGGCCAAACCGAACATGAAGAGCAAGGCGCCTCATTCAGAATAGATAAAGTGTATAACCACAACTCAACGCTGGTCGCTATTAATCGTTCAAATGGAGTTACTCGCACATTAGTGGCGCCTCACATTGGCGCAAATGTATTTGCTGGACAAGGTGCGATCCTGTCTTTGAAAGATCAGTATCATCCGTTGCTAGCAAAGAATGTTGCTATCTTTACCGCATTTGGTGAATGGCCTGCTGAAATGACAGGTGGTTCTCGTGCCAGCGTATTATTTGAGCTCAATAAGGCGTTTGATGAAGCAAGAGTGTACCAGAAGAACCGTTCTGCAATTGAGCAGGGTGACTTCAGAGAGCTTAGCTATAGCACAAACGATCTGGAAGCTTTGCAGGCAGTGCTTGACCGCAAGATTCCATTGTTGGTTAGTACGCAACGTGAAAGTGATATTTTAACCATGCTGGATTTTGCTCAAGAGCAGAACATTCGAATTGGTTTTATTGGCGCAGCAGAAGCCTGGAAAGTCGCAGACCAGCTAGCGGTTGCTCAGGCATCAGTTTTCATTGACCCGATGGATAACATTCCTGACAGCTTCGAGTCTTTAGGCAAACGTTATGAAAACGCAGCCATTCTCTCTAAAGCTGGCGTTAATGTTATGTTCCTTGGGCAGGGTTTCTTAGCAAGCCATAATGCTTATACCGTTCGCCATTCAGCAGGTAATGCCGTTGCATATGGCATGGATTATGAAAAAGCTTTGGCAGCCATGACGTCAACTCCGGCTGCATACTTTGGTGGTAGTGACGATTATGGTCAGATTGCTCAAGGTTTTAAAGCTGAGCTGGTCCTTTGGAATGGTGATCCGCTTGAGGTGACAACACTTCCTCAGCAGGTTTGGATTGATGGTGAAGCGGTCAATATGGAAAACCGATCGACCAAGTTACGTGATCGCTATAAAGCTTTAGATACAGATAAAAATACTGGTTACAGAAAGTAA